The proteins below come from a single Chiloscyllium punctatum isolate Juve2018m chromosome 22, sChiPun1.3, whole genome shotgun sequence genomic window:
- the tmem138 gene encoding transmembrane protein 138 isoform X1 — protein sequence MLQTSNYSLVLTIQFTLMLYDLMSNSFSELIFTEPVIPLIMFIIQDIGILFNIIIIFLMFFNTFIFQAGLVKLLIHRFTGTIVVTGIYFVLSVSFHVWIQNLRWFNMRGYVWTNGLQALFVFHRLASVLYYYFYKRTTLCLGDPRLYEDSEWLRNEFFRVRK from the exons ATGCTGCAGACGTCAAACTACAGCCTTGTGCTGacaatacagttcacactcatgCTCTACGACTTGATGTCCAATTCCTTTTCTGAGCTTATATTCACAGAGCCAGTCATCCCACTGATAATGTTCAT tATTCAGGATATTGGAATCCTCTTCAATATCATCATCATCTTCCTAATGTTTTTTAACACATTCATCTTTCAAGCTGGCTTGGTCAAATTGCTGATTCATAGGTTTACTGGAACCATTGTTGTTACTGGCATTTACTTcgttttaagtgtcagttttcatGTTTGGATTCAG AATCTGCGTTGGTTTAACATGCGTGGGTATGTGTGGACAAATGGACTTCAAGCACTTTTTGTTTTCCATCGGTTAG CTTCTGTTTTATACTATTATTTCTACAAAAGAACTACTCTCTGCCTTGGTGACCCTCGATTGTATGAGGACTCAGAATGGCTCCGAAATGAATTCTTCCGTGTCCGAAAATAA
- the tmem138 gene encoding transmembrane protein 138 isoform X2, with the protein MLQTSNYSLVLTIQFTLMLYDLMSNSFSELIFTEPVIPLIMFIIQDIGILFNIIIIFLMFFNTFIFQAGLVKLLIHRFTGTIVVTGIYFVLSVSFHVWIQNLRWFNMRGYVWTNGLQALFVFHRLD; encoded by the exons ATGCTGCAGACGTCAAACTACAGCCTTGTGCTGacaatacagttcacactcatgCTCTACGACTTGATGTCCAATTCCTTTTCTGAGCTTATATTCACAGAGCCAGTCATCCCACTGATAATGTTCAT tATTCAGGATATTGGAATCCTCTTCAATATCATCATCATCTTCCTAATGTTTTTTAACACATTCATCTTTCAAGCTGGCTTGGTCAAATTGCTGATTCATAGGTTTACTGGAACCATTGTTGTTACTGGCATTTACTTcgttttaagtgtcagttttcatGTTTGGATTCAG AATCTGCGTTGGTTTAACATGCGTGGGTATGTGTGGACAAATGGACTTCAAGCACTTTTTGTTTTCCATCGGTTAG ATTGA